One Kitasatospora sp. NBC_01287 DNA window includes the following coding sequences:
- a CDS encoding sensor histidine kinase, with translation MYATMTLPLLKRVPPGVWTALTWLVVTIYPTLLVGQNGAAAWLNSITMGGHSATNRDWNMVSAAALVTLAGSALLTRRPLIGLALLVTASVGVTDGWAAGSHFPPLQFLSADIALLVITATRPRRTARIAAAILISVLVAHIGMVPRSDTSDAQGAVLLAVIAWLIGRSMHQSREHAEQLSAQAAARAVTAERLRIARELHDMVAHTIGIIALQAGAARRVIDTQPDGARNALGEIETASRETLSGLRRMLGALRQPEPGSDAEPAPMAPGPGLANVDGLAVTAAAAGVQVDVRWSGEQRKLPPEIDVSAFRIIQEAVTNVVRHADTRACQISIDCQESELSIEILNGGHRHPHDKTAGSGLGLVGMRERVDLLHGEFSAEPLPEGGFRVAARFPVPEGVR, from the coding sequence ATGTACGCCACGATGACTCTCCCGTTGCTGAAGCGCGTGCCACCGGGTGTCTGGACAGCCCTCACCTGGCTGGTGGTCACCATCTACCCCACCCTGCTCGTCGGGCAGAACGGAGCCGCCGCCTGGTTGAACAGCATCACCATGGGCGGCCACTCGGCGACGAACCGGGACTGGAACATGGTGTCCGCGGCGGCACTGGTGACCCTGGCGGGCAGCGCGCTGCTGACGCGCCGTCCGCTGATCGGCCTCGCCCTGCTGGTGACCGCCTCGGTGGGAGTGACCGACGGCTGGGCGGCCGGGTCACACTTTCCGCCCCTGCAGTTCCTCTCGGCGGACATCGCACTACTCGTGATCACCGCCACCCGCCCCCGGCGAACGGCGCGCATCGCGGCGGCCATCCTGATCAGCGTCCTGGTCGCGCACATCGGCATGGTTCCCCGCAGCGACACCAGCGATGCCCAGGGAGCGGTGCTGCTGGCCGTCATCGCCTGGCTGATCGGTCGCTCGATGCACCAGTCCCGCGAACACGCCGAGCAGCTCAGCGCCCAGGCCGCCGCCCGGGCGGTCACCGCTGAGCGCCTGCGGATCGCCCGAGAGCTGCACGACATGGTGGCGCACACCATCGGCATCATCGCCCTACAGGCCGGCGCGGCCCGCCGGGTCATCGACACTCAACCGGACGGGGCTCGCAACGCGCTGGGCGAGATCGAGACCGCGAGCCGGGAGACTCTGTCCGGACTGCGCCGGATGCTCGGTGCCCTCCGGCAGCCCGAACCGGGTTCGGACGCCGAGCCGGCCCCGATGGCGCCCGGTCCCGGTCTGGCGAACGTCGACGGGCTTGCCGTGACCGCAGCGGCGGCCGGCGTCCAGGTCGACGTCCGGTGGAGCGGCGAGCAGCGGAAGCTTCCCCCGGAGATCGACGTGTCGGCCTTCCGGATCATCCAGGAGGCGGTCACCAACGTGGTGCGGCACGCGGACACCAGAGCGTGCCAGATCTCCATCGACTGCCAGGAGTCGGAGCTGTCCATCGAGATCCTCAACGGCGGCCATCGGCACCCGCACGACAAGACCGCCGGGTCCGGCCTCGGCCT
- a CDS encoding ABC transporter ATP-binding protein — translation MIEVHELTKRYGKKPAVNSLSFTVNPGQVTGFLGPNGAGKSTTLRMLLGLHTPTSGSVTIDGRPFRSLPRGLRHVGALLDAGDVHGGRTARAHLRALARSNAIPRGRVDEVLREVGIMDAADRRIGGFSLGMRQRLGIATALLGDPPVLLFDEPLNGLDPEGVYWVRSLFGRLAAEGRTVFVSSHLMSEMEHTAHQLIVLGRGELIAAESVADFAARGTDRSVSVRTPDPAALSPLLTAEGASVQREPNGQLKVVGLDSDRIAAIAFEHRILLNELTNHTSSLEKAFMELTADSVEYLAGETK, via the coding sequence ATGATCGAAGTACACGAGCTGACGAAGCGCTACGGCAAGAAGCCGGCCGTCAACAGCCTGAGCTTCACGGTGAATCCCGGTCAGGTGACCGGGTTCCTCGGCCCCAACGGAGCCGGCAAGAGCACGACCCTGCGGATGCTCCTCGGCTTGCACACGCCCACCAGCGGGTCCGTCACCATCGACGGCCGCCCGTTCCGCTCGCTGCCCCGTGGCCTGCGGCATGTCGGCGCGCTGCTGGACGCCGGCGACGTGCACGGCGGGCGCACCGCCCGGGCCCACCTGCGGGCGTTGGCCCGCAGCAACGCGATCCCGCGCGGCCGGGTGGACGAGGTGCTGCGCGAGGTCGGCATCATGGACGCGGCGGATCGCCGGATCGGCGGTTTCTCCCTTGGCATGCGCCAGCGCCTCGGCATCGCCACCGCGCTGCTCGGGGACCCACCGGTGCTGCTCTTCGACGAGCCGCTCAACGGCCTTGACCCGGAGGGCGTGTACTGGGTGCGCAGCCTGTTCGGCCGGCTGGCCGCCGAGGGGCGCACGGTCTTCGTCTCCAGTCACCTGATGTCCGAGATGGAGCACACCGCTCACCAGCTCATCGTCCTGGGTCGCGGTGAGCTGATCGCGGCGGAGAGCGTGGCGGACTTCGCGGCCCGCGGGACCGACCGGAGCGTGTCGGTCCGCACGCCGGACCCGGCGGCGCTGTCGCCGCTGCTGACCGCCGAGGGCGCGTCGGTCCAGCGCGAGCCCAACGGGCAGCTCAAGGTGGTCGGGCTCGACTCGGACCGGATCGCCGCGATCGCCTTCGAACACCGCATCCTGCTCAACGAGTTGACCAATCACACCAGCTCGCTGGAGAAGGCGTTCATGGAGCTGACCGCCGACAGCGTCGAGTACCTCGCAGGAGAGACCAAGTGA
- a CDS encoding ABC transporter permease: MTAPTKTMTVVPNVPHLEPKARFADLLAAEWIKLWSLRSTPWAFAATVVAVLATTVAGAVGDSRNYTTFDAPHQEYFRMFGAVGDSFSTGAATMLILGVGAIGAITILGEYTSGMIRTTFTAVPARRSVMAAKVAVVTASATAFGAALVLVSYCVTQVILSGDHASAGLGHSGVVRMLVASSVLAPVSALVGMGLAAVIRHSVLTIVVTIALFFILPSLLDSQKLLTVSILHMTILQAWGRICFEQSTTARFPWTVPGACLVLAIWGLVSLVLAIFTSNHRDQ; encoded by the coding sequence GTGACCGCGCCGACGAAGACGATGACAGTGGTGCCCAACGTGCCGCACCTGGAGCCCAAAGCCCGCTTCGCTGACCTGCTCGCCGCCGAGTGGATCAAGCTGTGGTCGTTGCGCTCGACCCCCTGGGCCTTCGCCGCCACCGTCGTGGCGGTCCTCGCGACCACCGTGGCCGGCGCTGTTGGCGACTCCCGGAACTACACCACGTTTGACGCGCCGCATCAGGAGTACTTCCGGATGTTCGGGGCCGTGGGCGACTCGTTCTCCACCGGCGCCGCCACGATGCTGATTCTCGGTGTCGGCGCCATCGGCGCCATCACGATCCTCGGTGAGTACACCAGCGGCATGATCCGGACGACCTTCACGGCCGTCCCGGCCCGCCGTTCGGTGATGGCCGCGAAGGTGGCGGTGGTCACCGCGTCCGCGACCGCTTTCGGTGCTGCCCTGGTACTGGTCTCGTACTGTGTGACCCAGGTGATCCTGTCCGGTGACCACGCCTCCGCCGGTCTCGGGCACTCCGGGGTCGTGCGCATGCTCGTCGCCTCCTCGGTGCTCGCTCCGGTATCCGCACTCGTGGGCATGGGGCTGGCCGCGGTCATCCGGCACAGCGTGCTCACCATCGTGGTCACGATCGCGCTCTTCTTCATCCTCCCCTCGCTGCTGGACAGCCAGAAGCTCCTCACCGTGAGCATCCTGCACATGACGATCCTTCAAGCCTGGGGGCGCATCTGCTTCGAGCAGTCCACCACGGCGAGGTTTCCGTGGACGGTGCCGGGCGCCTGCCTCGTCCTCGCCATCTGGGGGCTGGTCTCCCTGGTGCTGGCCATCTTCACCTCCAACCACCGGGACCAGTGA